Proteins from a genomic interval of Gadus macrocephalus chromosome 2, ASM3116895v1:
- the LOC132469935 gene encoding vesicle-fusing ATPase-like: SPQAFGTNQEDYASYIMNGIIKWGDPVTSVLDDGELLVQQTKNSDRTPLVSVLLEGPPHSGKTALAAQIAEDSEFPFIKICSPDKMIGHSEISKCQAIKKVFDDAYKSQLSCVVVDDIERLLDYVPIGPRFSNLVLQALLVLLKKPPPKGRKLLIIGTTSRKDILQEMEMLDAFSTTIHIQNISTGEQLVDALELLGSFTEKERASIGHQLKGKRVWIGIKKLLMFIEMSLQMAQDYRVTKFLTLLRDEGSGRAPRDLEQLTNTFLCCSGRACYE; the protein is encoded by the exons tctccccaggcGTTCGGCACCAACCAGGAGGACTACGCCAGCTACATCATGAACGGCATCATCAAGTGGGGCGACCCCGTCACCTCGGTGCTGGACGACGGCGAGCTGCTGGTGCAGCAGACCAAGAACAGCGACCGCACGCCACTTGTGTCCGTGCTGCTGGAGG GCCCCCCCCACAGCGGTAAGACCGCCCTGGCAGCTCAGATCGCCGAGGACTCAGAGTTCCCCTTCATCAAGATCTGCTCCCCGGACAAGATGATCGGCCACTCTGAGATCTCCAAGTGCCAGGCCATCAAGAAG GTGTTTGACGACGCCTACAAGTCCCAGCTGAGCTGCGTGGTGGTGGACGACATCGAGCGCCTGCTGGACTACGTGCCGATCGGCCCGCGCTTCTCCAACCTGGTGCTGCAGgccctgctggtgctgctgaagAAGCCCCCCCCAAAG ggcAGGAAGCTGCTGATCATTGGGACCACCAGCAGGAAGGACATCCTTCAGGAGATGGAGATGCTGGACGCCTTCAGCACCACCATCCACATCCAGAACATCTCCACCGGCGAGCAGCTGGTCGACGCCCTGGag ctgctgGGCAGCTTCACAGAGAAGGAGCGAGCCAGCATCGGACACCAGCTGAAGGGGAAGCGAGTGTGGATCGGCATTAAGAAGCTGCTGATGTTCATCGAGATGTCCCTGCAG ATGGCCCAGGATTACCGAGTGACCAAGTTCCTGACGCTGCTCAGAGATGAGGGCTC